The genome window TTCAAGTTAGATTTTGGGACAGGCGGCAACAAGCACCGGGTCGCCGGTCAGGCCCTTCTTAAGAGAGGCCAGCATTTGCGACGGGCTTTCCTGCTCACTTGTAAAAATGGCGTTGTAGTTTTCTTTGGTGAAGGTTGCAAAATGTTGCGTCTGGTTGGCTGAGCAGCCCATGAGGCCGGCCAAGGTGTTCAGGTTTTCTCCTTGACCTGCCGCCATTTCTTTTGCGAGACTGCTGTAATTATTCTCGACAAACACGTTCTGTTCTTTCTCGGCCATTACGAGACCGCTTTTTCCGCACCCTGATGTACCCGATGTCATTGCGAACGTCTGGTTCCAAACAGAACTGTTTAAAATCGTAGCACCCAACTGAGCCAGGATGTCATTCTTCTGTATCACTTTCCCCCCCCAACCGCATCCGGCCGCGCCGTACCCGGCTGCGAATACGGTGGGAGCGAACGTCAAAGATACAAGCAGTGCAATCAACAGAGGGTACTTTCTCATTGATGACCTCCTTATTGGATTGTTGATGTTTGCCTCCGACTTCAAAACTCCGAACGTCCGAATCAATACATCCTCTTTTGGTGCTTATGCTTTATACAATTCTGGTCCGATATTGTCAAGGAATATTTTGCCGACCTTTGACCCGATGAGGATTCACGGTGCTTTTAATAACTGTTTCCAACCGTAAGATAGGTCTGGCGCTCGCCTCCTTCATCCAACCCTTTGGCGAAGCCCAGGCGGACCCGGACCGGGAGCAGGTGACCGAGGATCGTGTCCATTTCGACTTCGAGACCGACCCCTCTTCGAAAATCCGAGAGCGACGTGTTTCGATCCCAGGCGTTCCCGATGTCAAAGAAAAAATCGGCGTGCGTTCTTTGCAGGAAGAAAGGCCAGGTGCTGACGCCGTGCTCGATATTCTGCAGAGGGAACCGATACTCCACCGTCCCGATCGCGGCCTTCTGGCCGCGAAGCAGCCGGGCCGGATAGCCGCGAAGGAAGAAATCGGTTTGTTCCGGGTCGAGAAATTCCTCGGCGACACTGGGCCCGCCGATCTGGAAGGCTCTCTGAATCAGTTGATCGCCCGTCGCCAGTCCACCGGTCAGGCGCGCGGCCAGGACATGATGCGGGAAGAAAAGCCCCTGGTACTCGTGCCAGCTCGCGAGGTAGCGGCTTTGATCAAAATCGCTTCCCAAGCGATGGTCGAACCGCTCGTAGCCGGCCAGCAGCCGTCGCCCGTCCTCGGGGCTGATCGAAAAGCCGTACTCGTGCGCCGTGTCCCATTGCCAGACCAGACGGAGGCCGCTCAAGTATCCTTCCTCGGGTGCCGTCGTGCCCGCCGGAATGTCGGTTAGACTTGAAAGCCGCTGGAGTTGATAACCGAAGGTCACGGACTGCGCGCGTTGAAAGAGGTTTTGTAGGATCGTCGCGTCCAGATCCAGACGCTGTTGCCGCTCCCAGTACGAGACCGTCTCGTTTGTCCGGTCGGTCAGAAGATCGGTATGCTTCACGGCCAGATCCGAAATTCCAACATGGAAAGAAGGATAAAAAGCGTCGTTGACATACTGCAGGGAGTAAGCCCCGCGGTGTGTGGAAGTGCCGTAAAGCGCGGCCGCGTCAAATTTGTGTTTGCCCAGGACGTCCATCCCGCCCGTGGCCGCGCCGATCTGCGATCCCGACTCGTCCGATCCGAAGATCGGCGTCCAAAAACGCGGCCGCAAGGTGGGCCAGGGCGAATAAGGCGCCGCGCTTGTTTCAGGATGGGCGTCTTGGACCAAAGGAACGGGCTTCGGGTCCCGCGCCGGCATCTCGAATTTTTTCCAACTCCTCGGGTCCCACGGCATCCGGCGCAGGTCGAATCCCTCGCTGCTGTAGCCGGAGAAGAGGATTTCGCTCCCGTCCGGAGCGACTTCCGGCGTGAAAGCTCCGCCCAGGACGTTGGTGACCTGGAAAAGCTCGGAGGTCTTCACCGAATACGCGAAAAGATTGTAGATTCCGGTCCGGTCTGATGAAAATAGGACAAAGTTTCCATCCGGAGACCAGGTCGGCGAGAGGTCCAGAGCCGGATCCATCAGAATTGGAACGATCTCACGGCGATCGATATCGAGCAGGTCCAGGCCTTGAGCGCCGTTTTTCCAGACGCTGACCGCGACCCTTTTTCCATCGGGAGACCACCGGGGTTGAAGCCAAATATCATCCTCACCCGCCCAATCCAGGGCTTCCGACCGGCCGGAGGTCAGGTCAAAGAGGACCAGACGATTTTTACCCAGCCGATTCTCAACGCAGATCAGCCGGTTTCCGTCCGGGTGGAAATCCGGGTCCCGCAGCCGCGCCCCCCGGGTCAGCCGCCGGAGTTTCTTGGATGAAAGATCGTAAAGGTAAAGATCGCTGTAGACCGAGTTGTTTCGGTGGATTTCCATTTGGGAGAAAACCATCCGCCGCCCGTCGTACGACCAGGAAAGGGTGTAGCCGTAGTTTCGGTCGATTAAAAACCGGTCTTGTCCGGTCTCGGGGTCGATTTGGTGTATGGACGGATACTCGTGAGGATTCACCCGGGTGTACGCGACACGATGGTCTTTCGGGTTCGTTCGCGGGCCGAGCACATAGTCTCCGAGATGGGTGAGCGGGCGGCTCGTCGCGAAACCCGTCGCCTCCAATGCGTTCCGCTGTTGCCGATACGCGGCCGTCAATTCGGCCTTCCAGTCTTCCCAGAGGCCATCGTAGGTCTGACCGAGCACCTGCCGGCCGTTTGTGCCGACGAAGAAGGGGATGACCCGCCCGCTGTACCCGAGACTCAGATCCTTCAGCGCGCTTTCCCCGAATCGTCGCGCCAGGTAGTCGTAGAAACGGGCGCCGAAAATGTACTGGATTTGATGGTCCGGCCAGGTGTCGAGTCCGCCGGCCTGGTCCAGCGTTGGAAACCGGTTTTCCAGGATCGCCATCCGAAGGACCATGTCGGCGTACGCGCTGTCCCGGCGGTCGCTCACGCCCGTCGCCGTTTCTTCATAGACCGCCAACCCCTCGATCAGCCAGTCCGGCTGAAGGATGTTTGGGATCGCGCTGTTAAAAATGAGAAAGGGGACCGGCTGCCGACCGAAAATCCTCCGTATCAGGGCCGGAAAGCCGGTGTTCATATCCAATTGAAGGATATGGACGTATTCATGCGTGATGACGTCTCGGAGCCAGTCGTCGTACCTTTCGAGAAAGGGGAGAGAGTCCGCCAGCGGCGGGGTGAGGGCGATGTAAATGGTGTTGTTCGGGAACGGGGTGGCCGAGCCGGAGACGGAATCGTCGTTGTCGACCAGGACAAGGTGCGTCGCTTCGGCCGGCTCCCAACCCAGCTTGGGCGCGAGGATCGAATGGATTTCTTCCGCGATCCGGGCGGCGCGCCGCGCCCCGTCCTCTTCCCCTTGATGAAAGTAAACTCTGAAATGCGGTGTCCGGAACACATTCCAGGTGAGTGAAGGATCAAACTTCGGTCCGGCGAGGAGGCTGATCGCGCAGCCGGAACAGAAAAGCCCCAAGAGGGTTCCCATGATCCATCGATGAACTATTTTAGGAATAGCGTTCGTCGGGTTGGTTCCAAAAAGAATCCCCAATGGATCGGAGGTGTGACACGTACCGTCAAACTTTGTCTAACGTAACCCGTTCTTTCGGTCCTGTCAATAAAAAGGTCCGTTCAAAACCCCTTGACAGCGCACGCGAACTGCCGTATGATAATTCCCTCCGTAAGCGGACGGCTATAGAAATTTGGCGGACTGCCAAAAACGACCGAGCCCCAAACGACTGTTGAGGGCTTTTTATTTTATGACGGCCGGGCCCTTGGCGTCTTGCCGATCGGGCGATCTGACGTGATGACCCTGCGGTAATATGATGAACGAGAGGTTGGTTCATGGAAGTCAAGGTTTATCAAGAAGGCCTTGAGAAGGCGATCAAGATTCTGAAAAGGAAGATGGCCAAGGAAGGCATCTTTCGCGAGCTCCGTCGTCAGCAGGCCTATGAAAAGCCGAGTGTCAAGAAGCGCCGAAAACGGCAGGACGCCCGGAAGCGACGGCTCAAGGCGGAACGCCGCGGTCGGTGACGCGCCCGTTCAATCTAATCGCTCGGGCGGACATAGATCGGGTTTGAAAAAACCCACGGCCGCCACCGTCCGCTGATCCTGAGAGAAATCTGGACTCGATACACACCGGCGTCTTCAACCGGAACGTCCAGATGCGCCGTTGTCGCCGTCCGGATGACCGTTCCGTTCCGGACAAGCTCCATCAATCCCACCACGGGGCTATCCGCCGTCAGCTTCAGTCCGGAGTTCAGCCGAACCTCATCTCCTTGAATGCCTTGCAAGGCATCGTTGCCCGCCCAAAAGACAAACCCGGTGGCGTCCGAAAGAGAATCGAAGGCCACATAGGCATGTCCGGCGACCAAGGCCTGCAGGACAGCAGCCTCGGTCAATTCCTTCGCCAGGATGTGGGTCCGGACGAAGCGGAAACTTTGTCCGTACGGATCGATTTGGCGGCCCAGGATCCGGATGTTTTGATGCGCGTCGTTGCCGGCGATGCCCGTCCATCGCCTCTGTTGAGTCCGTTCGTCCCATTTCTTAAGATAGGCGTCCGGCCGGTCGAGAATGGATAGAAACACTTGATCGGCATAGTCGCCGTAGGAGTAGCCGATATCGAATAAATATTTCGGGAAGCGCCAGGGGTGGTCGACCGCGTCGTCCAGAAGGTCGTAGATCTCCATCCCGTCGATCCCCGGCGAGTCCCAATCTTTAAAACCCCCGGAATGAGCGACAAAGGCCAGCCCCCCCTGCTGCTTCGCGCGGTCGATGATCTGGGCCATGGTCAATGGTCTTGGATCCAGATAGTCTTTGAGCCCCAGCACGAGCACGCTGTTGCAGGTTTCACCCGTGTAGCCGGCGCACCCTTTGATGATCTCGGAACCTCGAAGCACCAGGATATGATCGTACCATCCCTCGAAGCCCCGCGTATAAATCCGGGGGTTGTTGTGGTCGGTCGTGATCACAAAAGCCAGCC of Nitrospiria bacterium contains these proteins:
- a CDS encoding DUF3015 family protein gives rise to the protein MRKYPLLIALLVSLTFAPTVFAAGYGAAGCGWGGKVIQKNDILAQLGATILNSSVWNQTFAMTSGTSGCGKSGLVMAEKEQNVFVENNYSSLAKEMAAGQGENLNTLAGLMGCSANQTQHFATFTKENYNAIFTSEQESPSQMLASLKKGLTGDPVLVAACPKI
- a CDS encoding BamA/TamA family outer membrane protein, whose amino-acid sequence is MGTLLGLFCSGCAISLLAGPKFDPSLTWNVFRTPHFRVYFHQGEEDGARRAARIAEEIHSILAPKLGWEPAEATHLVLVDNDDSVSGSATPFPNNTIYIALTPPLADSLPFLERYDDWLRDVITHEYVHILQLDMNTGFPALIRRIFGRQPVPFLIFNSAIPNILQPDWLIEGLAVYEETATGVSDRRDSAYADMVLRMAILENRFPTLDQAGGLDTWPDHQIQYIFGARFYDYLARRFGESALKDLSLGYSGRVIPFFVGTNGRQVLGQTYDGLWEDWKAELTAAYRQQRNALEATGFATSRPLTHLGDYVLGPRTNPKDHRVAYTRVNPHEYPSIHQIDPETGQDRFLIDRNYGYTLSWSYDGRRMVFSQMEIHRNNSVYSDLYLYDLSSKKLRRLTRGARLRDPDFHPDGNRLICVENRLGKNRLVLFDLTSGRSEALDWAGEDDIWLQPRWSPDGKRVAVSVWKNGAQGLDLLDIDRREIVPILMDPALDLSPTWSPDGNFVLFSSDRTGIYNLFAYSVKTSELFQVTNVLGGAFTPEVAPDGSEILFSGYSSEGFDLRRMPWDPRSWKKFEMPARDPKPVPLVQDAHPETSAAPYSPWPTLRPRFWTPIFGSDESGSQIGAATGGMDVLGKHKFDAAALYGTSTHRGAYSLQYVNDAFYPSFHVGISDLAVKHTDLLTDRTNETVSYWERQQRLDLDATILQNLFQRAQSVTFGYQLQRLSSLTDIPAGTTAPEEGYLSGLRLVWQWDTAHEYGFSISPEDGRRLLAGYERFDHRLGSDFDQSRYLASWHEYQGLFFPHHVLAARLTGGLATGDQLIQRAFQIGGPSVAEEFLDPEQTDFFLRGYPARLLRGQKAAIGTVEYRFPLQNIEHGVSTWPFFLQRTHADFFFDIGNAWDRNTSLSDFRRGVGLEVEMDTILGHLLPVRVRLGFAKGLDEGGERQTYLTVGNSY
- the rpsU gene encoding 30S ribosomal protein S21 is translated as MEVKVYQEGLEKAIKILKRKMAKEGIFRELRRQQAYEKPSVKKRRKRQDARKRRLKAERRGR
- a CDS encoding CehA/McbA family metallohydrolase, which produces MPRRESRVLAVLMTVVLSGGCTTHSFWQAQREQIEGLQETRRPVPPVGDYRDFPGVIHVHSLLSHDSKGTMDEIVAAAKQAGLAFVITTDHNNPRIYTRGFEGWYDHILVLRGSEIIKGCAGYTGETCNSVLVLGLKDYLDPRPLTMAQIIDRAKQQGGLAFVAHSGGFKDWDSPGIDGMEIYDLLDDAVDHPWRFPKYLFDIGYSYGDYADQVFLSILDRPDAYLKKWDERTQQRRWTGIAGNDAHQNIRILGRQIDPYGQSFRFVRTHILAKELTEAAVLQALVAGHAYVAFDSLSDATGFVFWAGNDALQGIQGDEVRLNSGLKLTADSPVVGLMELVRNGTVIRTATTAHLDVPVEDAGVYRVQISLRISGRWRPWVFSNPIYVRPSD